A window of Oncorhynchus keta strain PuntledgeMale-10-30-2019 chromosome 27, Oket_V2, whole genome shotgun sequence contains these coding sequences:
- the kcnk15 gene encoding potassium channel subfamily K member 15, protein MKKQNVRTLSLILCMFSYLLVGAAVFDALESETESSRRRILELKRTELKKKYRFSEDDYREIERVVLQADPHRAGRQWKFAGSFYFAITVITTIGYGHAAPGTDSGKVFCMFYAVLGIPLTLVMFQSLGERMNTFVCYLLRRVKQCLGLRRTEVSMENMVLVGFLSCIGTLCVGAAAFSHYEAWTFFHAYYYCFITLTTIGFGDFVALQKKEDLQEKTPYVAFSFMYILVGLTVIGAFLNLVVLRFLTMNTEDERRDAQERASLKRERGLLTMGLHGGGGGGPGQGRGVLRVRERDRMGQSRSHINLSLPMEEGTSRTNLISSPAEEQEDRDGAKGAPCRQRLHLQLHGTGRRRPESPLGSLCSCMCYRLEVCESPLPSHREHPGCNINSVYCNSISYRIQSWSPRDNTGLSSPGSTLSLGHNFREYPCCRRKSV, encoded by the exons ATGAAGAAGCAAAATGTGCGGACCCTGTCTCTTATCCTCTGCATGTTCTCCTACCTGCTGGTGGGCGCTGCGGTGTTCGACGCACTGGAATCCGAGACGGAGAGCTCCCGCCGACGCATCCTTGAGCTGAAGCGCACTGAGTTGAAGAAGAAGTACCGCTTCTCCGAGGACGACTACCGGGAGATCGAGCGGGTGGTGCTGCAAGCGGATCCCCACCGCGCCGGGAGACAGTGGAAATTCGCCGGGTCTTTTTACTTTGCCATCACGGTCATCACCACCATTG GCTATGGCCATGCAGCTCCAGGCACAGATTCAGGGAAGGTATTTTGCATGTTCTATGCCGTGCTGGGCATCCCACTCACCCTGGTCATGTTCCAGAGCCTGGGCGAGAGGATGAACACGTTTGTCTGCTATCTCCTGCGCAGGGTCAAGCAGTGCCTCGGGTTACGGAGGACTGAGGTGTCCATGGAGAACATGGTCTTGGTGGGCTTCCTGTCCTGCATCGGCACCCTGTGTGTTGGGGCAGCAGCCTTCTCCCACTATGAGGCCTGGACCTTCTTCCATGCCTACTACTACTGCTTTATCACGCTCACCACCATTGGGTTTGGGGACTTTGTGGCCCTGCAGAAGAAGGAGGACCTCCAGGAGAAGACACCCTATGTGGCCTTCAGCTTCATGTACATCCTGGTTGGACTGACAGTGATAGGAGCCTTCCTCAACCTGGTAGTGCTGCGCTTCCTCACCATGAACACAGAGGACGAGAGGAGGGACGCCCAGGAGAGGGCCTCCCTCAAGAGGGAGAGGGGCCTGCTGACCATGGGGctccatggaggaggaggaggaggaccagggcagGGCAGAGGAGTGCTTAGggtcagggagagggacaggatgGGGCAGAGCCGCAGTCACATTAATCTTTCCCTGCCCATGGAGGAGGGCACTAGCCGCACCAACCTCATCTCCTCCCCAGCAGAGGAGCAGGAGGATAGGGACGGGGCCAAGGGTGCCCCCTGCAGGCAGAGGCTGCATTTACAGCTGCATGGCACTGGCAGACGAAGGCCAGAGTCTCCCCTGGGCTCCTTGTGTTCCTGTATGTGCTACCGTCTGGAGGTGTGTGAGAGCCCCCTGCCTTCCCACAGGGAGCACCCTGGGTGCAACATTAACTCGGTCTACTGCAACTCCATCTCTTACAGGATCCAGAGCTGGAGCCCCAGAGACAACACAGGACTCTCGTCCCCAGGGAGCACACTCTCGCTTGGGCACAACTTCAGGGAGTACCCCTGCTGCCGGAGGAAGTCAGTGTAG